A stretch of bacterium DNA encodes these proteins:
- the ccoN1 gene encoding Cbb3-type cytochrome c oxidase subunit CcoN1 — MPKVKQLSVAMYFWGALIFLPLGVTYGLFSATHFIMPTWVEGIPQLSFGRMRPVHIHLVAFGWLSMAYVGAMYYMIPKMCKTPLWSETLGRWTAVAHFGWVWAAVICLSNGITEAREYAEAPWFLDIIFLLYLVAVAVNLFMTIANRTQKKLYVSIWYFTGTLIWFPCVYILGNRVFMRLDGLNDAIANWFYGHNILGLWFTTVGVGITYYLMPLLVRRPIYSHKLSMIGFWAIALFYAPTGTHHILQSPVPYWLKSLAVVSSIGLLVPVLTVLFNFFLTLDKKWPQAYANYTLRFLISGCVFYLITCVQGPFQATRWVNWYIHFTQWVVAHAHLALLGTFTNMSIAAIYYIVPRITGRPIFSRPAMAWHWWLTQFGFTQFFVALTIAGLVQAAGWRYGYPIVQWVQAMYPEQVVRWLGGIMIVVGQYIFAWNIYRTFFTPVEVEEDSDAPVATPATQAA, encoded by the coding sequence ATGCCGAAGGTCAAGCAGCTCTCGGTCGCGATGTACTTCTGGGGGGCCCTCATTTTCCTCCCACTGGGCGTGACCTACGGGCTGTTCAGCGCGACGCACTTCATCATGCCCACCTGGGTGGAAGGGATTCCGCAGCTTTCCTTCGGGCGGATGCGGCCGGTCCATATTCACCTGGTGGCCTTCGGCTGGCTGAGCATGGCGTATGTGGGTGCCATGTACTACATGATCCCGAAGATGTGTAAGACGCCCCTCTGGTCGGAGACGCTGGGGCGCTGGACCGCAGTGGCGCACTTTGGCTGGGTCTGGGCGGCGGTGATCTGCCTGTCGAATGGGATTACCGAAGCCCGGGAATACGCCGAAGCTCCCTGGTTCCTCGACATTATTTTCCTCCTCTATCTGGTGGCGGTGGCGGTCAATCTGTTCATGACCATCGCCAACCGGACCCAGAAAAAGCTCTATGTCAGCATCTGGTACTTCACCGGGACGCTGATCTGGTTCCCCTGCGTGTACATCCTCGGGAACCGGGTGTTTATGCGCCTCGATGGCCTGAACGACGCCATCGCGAACTGGTTCTACGGGCACAACATTCTCGGGCTCTGGTTCACGACGGTGGGTGTCGGGATCACCTACTACCTGATGCCGCTCCTGGTGCGCCGTCCGATTTACTCCCACAAGCTGAGCATGATCGGCTTCTGGGCCATCGCGCTCTTCTATGCGCCGACCGGGACCCACCACATCCTGCAGTCGCCGGTCCCCTACTGGCTGAAGTCCCTGGCGGTCGTGAGCTCCATCGGGCTGCTCGTGCCAGTGCTGACAGTCCTCTTCAACTTCTTCCTGACCCTCGACAAGAAGTGGCCGCAGGCCTATGCGAACTACACCCTCCGCTTTTTGATTTCGGGGTGTGTGTTCTACCTGATCACCTGCGTACAGGGTCCGTTCCAGGCGACCCGGTGGGTGAACTGGTACATCCACTTCACGCAGTGGGTGGTGGCGCACGCGCACCTGGCGCTGCTGGGGACTTTCACCAACATGTCGATCGCGGCGATCTACTACATCGTGCCGCGTATCACCGGCCGGCCCATTTTCAGCCGTCCGGCGATGGCCTGGCACTGGTGGCTCACGCAGTTCGGCTTCACGCAGTTCTTCGTGGCGCTGACCATCGCCGGTCTGGTGCAGGCGGCAGGGTGGCGCTACGGCTACCCGATCGTGCAGTGGGTCCAGGCGATGTATCCGGAGCAGGTGGTCCGCTGGCTCGGCGGCATCATGATCGTGGTGGGGCAGTACATCTTCGCCTGGAACATTTACCGGACCTTCTTCACGCCAGTGGAGGTCGAGGAAGATTCTGACGCGCCGGTCGCAACCCCTGCGACGCAGGCCGCGTAG
- the resA_6 gene encoding Thiol-disulfide oxidoreductase ResA, which yields MFRPLLLLPLLILALLLPGAALAEAPAKDSNPTKGDALGFVVTTLDEEPVELSSLELYGKKPVVLVYWATWCGPCLKEIPAIKTLAKEFGDKVQFIGVSVDTAKTPEELDKLVRGAMTKHGIDYTVAIDTDRSLSQRFKITAIPMIYGVDLKGNGHTKVGLTSEENLRSFVKSLQS from the coding sequence ATGTTCCGACCCCTCTTGCTCCTTCCCCTGCTGATCCTGGCGTTGCTCCTCCCCGGAGCAGCCCTGGCCGAAGCCCCCGCCAAAGACAGCAATCCCACCAAAGGGGATGCCCTGGGATTCGTGGTCACCACCCTCGATGAGGAACCGGTGGAGCTCTCCAGCCTGGAGCTCTATGGCAAAAAGCCCGTCGTGCTGGTCTATTGGGCGACCTGGTGCGGTCCCTGCCTGAAAGAGATCCCCGCCATTAAGACGCTCGCCAAGGAGTTCGGCGACAAGGTGCAGTTCATCGGTGTCAGTGTCGACACCGCCAAAACACCGGAAGAACTCGACAAGCTGGTCCGGGGCGCGATGACCAAACATGGCATCGACTACACAGTCGCCATCGATACCGACCGCTCCCTCTCCCAGCGCTTCAAAATCACCGCCATCCCGATGATTTATGGCGTCGACCTCAAGGGCAATGGCCACACCAAGGTCGGACTCACCAGCGAAGAAAACCTCCGGAGCTTCGTCAAGAGTCTGCAATCCTGA
- the petB_4 gene encoding Cytochrome b6, translated as MATSIQEVITKPQIQQTYVEVFWRAVLWMEDKVNRAFNNRLNPFYYHGALPNFFLFTLFATGIFLMFHYIPTRPRAYTEIEFMTNSVPFGVWMRGVHRYAADGMMIVVLVHMFRVWFTDRYRGSRILPWLTGVGLLWMLYIVGITGYMLIWDGRAQIVTAMTLDMFSTVPLIGGWLQDFLRGGEAITDNTLGRYFSIHIMFAVGIFFFLVLHYIRLYKPKTSTPMPLWMVFLGITFIIAGAVPVTADLPTPLIFPGTGDNVAGYSRSMGISYDEAVSMAAQAAGAELAAGDASWTIDWLYMWPYGLYYSIGPGAFWLFMALITVLFFVPYFVKTHRPFAYVIEEACVGCQLCYLDCPFNAIEMIEKPSLKKGRKPKLLAIVYEARCTSCGVCVGSCAYEAIEIPRVRSQEIEAAVAALCS; from the coding sequence ATGGCGACATCGATCCAGGAAGTCATCACGAAGCCCCAGATCCAGCAGACCTATGTTGAGGTCTTCTGGCGGGCTGTGCTCTGGATGGAAGACAAGGTCAACCGGGCGTTCAACAACCGGCTGAATCCCTTTTACTACCACGGAGCGCTCCCGAACTTCTTCCTCTTTACGCTGTTTGCGACGGGCATCTTCCTGATGTTCCACTACATCCCCACCCGGCCCCGGGCGTATACGGAAATCGAGTTCATGACGAACTCGGTGCCGTTCGGGGTCTGGATGCGGGGGGTCCATCGCTACGCGGCTGACGGGATGATGATCGTGGTGCTGGTGCACATGTTCCGGGTCTGGTTCACCGACCGGTACCGGGGCTCCCGCATCCTCCCCTGGCTCACCGGCGTCGGGCTCCTCTGGATGCTGTATATCGTCGGCATCACCGGGTACATGCTGATCTGGGATGGCCGGGCACAGATCGTGACCGCCATGACCCTGGATATGTTCTCTACGGTGCCGTTGATCGGCGGCTGGCTGCAGGACTTCCTGCGGGGCGGCGAGGCTATCACCGACAACACGCTGGGTCGTTACTTTTCGATCCACATCATGTTCGCGGTGGGGATCTTCTTCTTCCTGGTGCTGCATTACATCCGGTTGTACAAACCGAAGACTTCGACCCCCATGCCCCTCTGGATGGTGTTCCTGGGGATCACGTTCATCATCGCCGGGGCGGTGCCGGTGACGGCAGATCTGCCGACCCCGCTGATATTCCCGGGGACTGGTGACAACGTGGCCGGGTATTCCCGGAGCATGGGCATCAGCTACGACGAGGCCGTGAGCATGGCGGCGCAGGCTGCCGGCGCGGAGCTCGCGGCTGGTGACGCCTCCTGGACCATCGACTGGCTGTACATGTGGCCCTATGGTCTGTACTACTCCATCGGACCGGGAGCCTTCTGGCTCTTCATGGCCCTGATTACGGTGCTCTTCTTTGTGCCGTACTTCGTGAAGACGCACCGGCCTTTTGCCTACGTCATCGAGGAAGCCTGTGTCGGCTGCCAGCTCTGCTACCTCGACTGCCCCTTCAACGCCATCGAAATGATCGAGAAGCCGAGCCTCAAGAAGGGGCGCAAACCGAAACTGCTGGCGATCGTGTACGAAGCGCGCTGCACCTCCTGTGGAGTCTGCGTCGGTTCCTGCGCGTATGAGGCGATCGAGATCCCGCGAGTCCGCTCGCAGGAGATCGAGGCCGCGGTCGCGGCGCTGTGCAGCTAG
- the kdsC gene encoding 3-deoxy-D-manno-octulosonate 8-phosphate phosphatase KdsC, with the protein MNALYPQLADIRLLVLDVDGVLTDGGLIYDRTGLAFKRFQAKDGLGLKLLMLGRIEVALLSGDPSPITEARAQRLGIRQVLLGIDDKLEALRTLAAQSRLAFNQVAYMGDDLNDLPCLSRVGFGACPADAVPEVLKAVHYVAQLPGGAGCVREICDLIRHAQRLPVPETLQGPPDGTPVVDVPFSAAP; encoded by the coding sequence ATGAACGCGCTCTACCCACAACTGGCAGACATCAGGTTGCTTGTCCTGGATGTCGATGGTGTCCTGACAGATGGGGGTCTCATCTACGACCGGACTGGTCTTGCCTTCAAACGGTTTCAGGCCAAGGATGGTCTCGGACTGAAGCTCCTGATGCTGGGACGCATCGAAGTCGCGTTGCTCAGCGGCGACCCCTCTCCCATCACCGAAGCCAGGGCACAGCGCCTGGGGATCCGGCAGGTGTTGCTGGGGATCGATGACAAACTGGAAGCCTTGCGGACCCTGGCGGCGCAGTCGCGGCTGGCATTCAATCAGGTGGCGTATATGGGAGATGATCTGAATGATCTCCCCTGTTTGTCGCGAGTGGGGTTCGGAGCCTGCCCGGCGGATGCGGTGCCGGAGGTCCTGAAGGCGGTGCACTATGTGGCGCAGTTGCCGGGGGGAGCCGGTTGTGTCCGGGAAATCTGCGATCTGATCCGCCACGCCCAGCGTCTGCCGGTGCCGGAGACCCTGCAGGGGCCGCCGGATGGCACGCCGGTCGTGGATGTTCCTTTCTCCGCCGCGCCATAG
- the petB_3 gene encoding Cytochrome b6 gives MATNAALIKGAPDILQQAQAWLSERLAVMDLFDETFTDRAKTNPWYAIGGMFYLSWVIVLVTGFWLWMWYTPTIEQGYASIERIQHEIPYGWLFRAVHKYAGDAMIILATMRAYRFVFTGDYKKPYEIVYFISIFAIILCMYSGLTGYLLIWNQRAFWATKVMVTFPTYIDYTPGLGFQYFGRNTAFWWLGGGSIGQGTMTNFLTAHYALSIIAFLLIEQYFWKTKHRRINLSVPQMITTFAIIVGVVFMRPSEMGTFANPTVTPNPILSDWYFLALYQLMKYQHPVTATWVTVAIPAVAILCAFLDVRPERSLWQRPGMAVCSIAALLQFIALSVLIILNIADIQRDPPFWYLSLMLPGVLAGWLEWQHFKKTKVPKGLWALPVFANQVMKRPEAPPQTRPQATPAE, from the coding sequence ATGGCGACCAACGCCGCGCTCATCAAAGGCGCACCGGACATCCTGCAGCAGGCCCAGGCCTGGTTGTCGGAGCGGCTGGCCGTAATGGATCTCTTCGATGAGACCTTTACGGACCGGGCGAAAACGAACCCCTGGTATGCCATCGGCGGGATGTTCTATCTCTCCTGGGTGATCGTGCTGGTCACCGGCTTCTGGCTCTGGATGTGGTACACGCCGACCATCGAGCAGGGATATGCCAGCATCGAGCGGATCCAGCATGAGATCCCCTACGGCTGGCTGTTCCGGGCGGTCCACAAGTACGCCGGGGACGCCATGATCATCCTGGCGACCATGCGGGCCTATCGCTTTGTCTTCACAGGGGACTACAAGAAGCCCTACGAGATCGTCTACTTCATTTCGATCTTCGCCATCATTCTCTGTATGTACTCGGGGCTCACCGGGTATCTGCTGATCTGGAATCAGCGGGCCTTCTGGGCCACGAAGGTGATGGTGACGTTCCCGACCTACATCGACTACACCCCTGGGCTGGGCTTCCAGTACTTCGGCCGCAACACCGCGTTCTGGTGGCTGGGGGGCGGGTCCATTGGTCAGGGGACGATGACGAACTTCCTGACGGCGCACTATGCGCTGTCAATCATTGCGTTCCTGCTGATCGAGCAGTACTTCTGGAAGACCAAGCACCGCCGGATCAATCTCTCCGTGCCGCAGATGATCACGACCTTCGCGATCATCGTGGGCGTCGTCTTCATGCGCCCGTCAGAAATGGGCACGTTCGCCAATCCGACCGTGACCCCGAACCCGATTCTGTCGGACTGGTACTTCCTGGCGCTCTACCAGCTGATGAAATATCAGCATCCGGTGACGGCGACCTGGGTGACGGTGGCGATTCCGGCGGTGGCGATTCTCTGTGCCTTCCTGGATGTCCGGCCGGAGCGTTCCCTCTGGCAACGTCCGGGGATGGCAGTCTGCTCGATCGCCGCGCTGCTGCAGTTCATCGCACTGAGCGTCCTGATCATTCTCAACATCGCGGACATTCAGCGGGACCCCCCGTTCTGGTATCTGAGCCTGATGCTGCCGGGGGTCCTGGCCGGCTGGCTCGAGTGGCAGCACTTTAAGAAGACGAAAGTTCCGAAGGGTCTCTGGGCGCTGCCGGTCTTCGCCAATCAGGTGATGAAGCGTCCGGAAGCCCCACCACAGACCCGTCCGCAGGCCACTCCGGCGGAGTAG
- the resA_5 gene encoding Thiol-disulfide oxidoreductase ResA, translated as MRTLLCLPLCFILGCSATPQSQEADTPTPASRDAAGPAQAPADPEPAPPPSEASESATEPATDAAGQEASADEGEWIQADVPASTSKSVTKEEGRAPDFVVTTLDGRTLDSTVLYGTKPVSITLWATWCGPCLHEIPVIQKLYDQYGKEVEFIAISLDDPKAAAAVTKMVEQRKITYPVAHDTAMKVAKDFKAMSIPLTLFVDREGRLVERLEGFGGEAHLIKAFEKAFLKDGAVAQSGGTSI; from the coding sequence ATGCGCACCCTGCTGTGCCTCCCGCTCTGTTTCATCCTCGGCTGCTCCGCGACTCCCCAGTCCCAGGAGGCCGACACCCCCACGCCCGCATCGCGCGATGCTGCAGGCCCCGCTCAGGCCCCTGCCGATCCGGAACCGGCTCCTCCCCCATCCGAGGCGTCGGAGTCCGCGACTGAACCAGCCACCGATGCCGCCGGACAGGAAGCCTCCGCCGATGAGGGGGAATGGATCCAGGCCGATGTCCCCGCCTCGACATCGAAGTCGGTGACGAAGGAAGAGGGTCGCGCCCCCGACTTTGTCGTCACCACCCTCGATGGACGCACCCTCGATTCGACGGTCCTCTACGGGACCAAACCGGTCAGCATCACTCTCTGGGCGACCTGGTGCGGTCCCTGCCTCCATGAAATCCCGGTCATCCAGAAGCTCTATGACCAGTACGGCAAAGAAGTCGAATTCATCGCCATCTCCCTGGACGACCCGAAAGCCGCCGCCGCGGTCACCAAAATGGTGGAGCAGCGCAAGATCACCTACCCGGTCGCCCACGACACTGCCATGAAAGTCGCGAAAGATTTCAAGGCAATGAGCATTCCGCTCACCCTCTTTGTGGATCGCGAGGGACGTCTGGTGGAACGGCTCGAAGGCTTCGGCGGCGAGGCCCACCTGATCAAGGCCTTTGAGAAGGCGTTCCTGAAAGACGGGGCTGTCGCCCAGTCCGGGGGCACCAGCATTTAG
- the hutI_2 gene encoding Imidazolonepropionase, whose translation MVLIPLQRTPGPLLVLLLLCLFAAPAKPVQADPATDFARYLTGRKGVRLIHARILPMTGDRTTGLIADGWLDVGADGRILALGPMSSQPRTSSPTLDCDGRWLTPGLIDANTILGLSGHPVTGITQEQNENSERSLPQLRVIDGINPLDRAIPRVRASGITTVYVNPGEETLISGQGALIKLRPSANIADLVLKAPAALHLNLGEAPKNTWGGKGGPGTRMGSAAVLRMELTAARNWLRGSEKHVREQAQYEAKVAKLGEGEEPPMPPAPRDIDLKKQVLAAALQGDLPVICSAHRQDDILTALRITSEFGIRPILLHATAAWQILPEIGDAQVPLLLGPIRTGPNTFETAAARLDNAALVAAAGLPFAIQTSGALNVRALPHEAAWAVSGGLPADLALLAITRYPAEIFGVADRIGSLTPGLAADLVLWDGHPLETKSRARYVIIEGQLVNDAALFEPFPDGPGW comes from the coding sequence ATGGTGCTAATCCCTCTGCAACGGACCCCCGGCCCGCTGCTGGTCCTGCTGCTCCTTTGCCTCTTCGCAGCTCCTGCCAAGCCGGTCCAGGCGGACCCAGCCACCGACTTCGCCCGCTACCTCACCGGACGAAAGGGAGTCCGTCTGATTCACGCCCGGATCCTCCCCATGACCGGCGACCGCACCACCGGCCTGATCGCTGATGGCTGGCTCGATGTCGGTGCGGATGGGCGGATCCTGGCGCTGGGACCGATGTCCTCACAGCCCCGTACAAGCTCTCCCACCCTCGACTGCGACGGACGATGGCTCACCCCGGGGCTCATCGATGCCAACACCATTCTCGGACTCTCCGGGCATCCGGTCACCGGCATCACGCAGGAGCAAAACGAAAACTCCGAACGGAGCCTGCCACAACTGCGGGTGATCGATGGCATCAACCCCCTCGACCGGGCCATCCCCCGGGTCCGGGCCAGTGGCATCACCACGGTCTATGTCAATCCCGGCGAAGAGACCCTCATCAGCGGTCAGGGAGCCCTCATCAAACTGCGACCCTCCGCCAACATCGCGGACCTGGTCCTGAAAGCCCCGGCAGCCCTCCATCTGAATCTTGGCGAAGCCCCGAAGAACACCTGGGGAGGCAAAGGGGGGCCGGGCACCCGGATGGGATCTGCCGCCGTCCTGCGGATGGAACTCACCGCGGCCCGCAACTGGCTCCGGGGGTCTGAAAAACATGTGCGGGAGCAGGCACAGTACGAAGCGAAGGTCGCGAAACTCGGTGAGGGCGAAGAGCCACCCATGCCCCCCGCGCCCCGGGACATCGATCTGAAAAAGCAGGTGCTGGCCGCCGCCCTGCAGGGGGACCTCCCGGTCATCTGCAGCGCGCATCGACAGGACGACATCCTCACGGCCCTGCGGATCACCAGCGAGTTCGGTATCCGGCCGATCCTGCTCCACGCCACCGCCGCGTGGCAGATCCTGCCGGAGATCGGCGATGCCCAGGTCCCGCTGCTCCTGGGGCCCATCCGGACAGGTCCCAACACCTTCGAGACCGCCGCCGCCCGCCTCGACAACGCAGCGCTGGTAGCGGCTGCTGGACTCCCTTTCGCCATCCAGACCAGCGGCGCGCTGAATGTCCGCGCCCTCCCCCATGAAGCCGCCTGGGCCGTGAGTGGCGGACTCCCCGCCGACCTCGCGCTCCTTGCCATCACGCGCTATCCCGCCGAGATTTTTGGTGTCGCCGACCGCATTGGATCGTTGACCCCCGGACTCGCTGCCGATCTCGTCCTCTGGGATGGTCATCCACTGGAAACCAAGAGTCGGGCGCGCTACGTCATTATTGAGGGACAGCTGGTGAATGATGCTGCCCTCTTCGAGCCCTTCCCTGATGGGCCTGGTTGGTAA
- the ade gene encoding Adenine deaminase, with amino-acid sequence MSRCSLIALLLLGVLLLLGSNTPPDPTSRLWAITNARICPADAPPFTGTLILADGQIQALGPRLAIPKSATVVDAEGGWVIPGLVDPHSHMGIYPLPGAPAHSDGNEASDPITPQVRTLDALHLDDPAFGMALSGGVTTVFIIPGSANLIGGQGCLLKNLPAAPLADRILMESAGVKMALGENPKRTYGGRGQLPSTRMGVAAGLRQAFVDGQNYKAQWDRYAQELARYEASLARWLAEDSPDPASEPQPPDPPAVDLKLEALKAILERRLPVHIHCHRADDMLTAIRLRDEFGFDLAALHHATEAYLITQELRDAKVPVVEFAAYWAGIKLETDNMTPKNIVRSHEAGLTVALHSDHPVISQEYLRDEAALAIAQGLPWEVALQAVTLTPARILRVDHRIGSLTPGKDADVVLFSGDPFDIQSQVRMIWINGRLVLDREQGGIIGAPNPPTIPMLWRLSEPWC; translated from the coding sequence ATGTCGCGCTGCTCCCTCATCGCCCTGCTCCTCCTTGGCGTACTGCTGCTGCTTGGCAGCAACACGCCCCCGGACCCCACCTCACGCCTCTGGGCCATCACCAATGCCCGGATCTGCCCCGCTGATGCGCCACCCTTCACCGGGACACTGATCCTGGCTGATGGTCAGATTCAGGCGCTGGGACCCCGGCTCGCGATTCCCAAAAGTGCGACAGTCGTGGATGCCGAGGGCGGCTGGGTCATTCCCGGCCTCGTGGATCCCCATTCCCACATGGGCATCTATCCCCTTCCCGGTGCCCCGGCGCACAGCGACGGCAACGAAGCCAGCGACCCCATCACCCCGCAGGTCCGGACCCTCGATGCCCTCCACCTCGACGATCCTGCGTTCGGCATGGCGCTGAGCGGCGGAGTCACCACCGTCTTCATCATTCCCGGCTCCGCGAATCTCATCGGCGGCCAGGGCTGCCTCCTGAAAAATCTGCCGGCTGCCCCCCTCGCCGACCGCATCCTCATGGAGTCTGCCGGGGTCAAAATGGCCCTGGGGGAAAATCCGAAGCGCACCTATGGCGGACGCGGCCAGCTCCCCTCCACCAGGATGGGTGTCGCCGCAGGACTCCGGCAGGCCTTCGTGGATGGCCAGAACTACAAGGCCCAGTGGGATCGCTACGCCCAGGAGCTCGCCCGCTATGAAGCCTCGCTGGCGCGCTGGCTGGCAGAAGACTCCCCCGACCCCGCCAGCGAACCACAGCCCCCCGATCCTCCGGCGGTCGACCTGAAGCTCGAGGCGCTGAAGGCGATCCTCGAGCGACGCCTCCCGGTGCATATCCACTGCCATCGCGCCGATGACATGCTCACCGCCATCCGCCTCCGCGACGAGTTCGGCTTCGACCTCGCTGCCCTCCACCACGCGACTGAAGCGTATCTGATCACGCAGGAACTGCGTGACGCCAAGGTCCCGGTGGTGGAATTCGCCGCCTACTGGGCCGGCATCAAGCTCGAAACCGACAACATGACGCCCAAAAACATTGTCCGGTCCCACGAAGCCGGACTCACGGTCGCCCTCCACTCGGATCATCCGGTCATCAGTCAGGAATACCTCCGGGATGAGGCCGCCCTCGCCATTGCCCAGGGCCTCCCCTGGGAGGTCGCGCTGCAGGCGGTCACGCTGACACCCGCCCGGATCCTCCGGGTCGACCACCGCATCGGCAGCCTGACCCCCGGCAAAGACGCCGACGTGGTCCTCTTCTCCGGGGACCCCTTCGATATCCAGTCGCAGGTCCGCATGATCTGGATCAACGGTCGGCTGGTGCTCGATCGCGAGCAGGGCGGCATCATCGGTGCACCGAATCCCCCCACGATCCCTATGCTCTGGAGGCTCAGCGAGCCATGGTGCTAA
- the ligD gene encoding Multifunctional non-homologous end joining protein LigD encodes MPRTPKDPTTPYTGATSRRTVAPSAGADITAGTTAPASLTDYQQMRDFAATPEPSGDELPPQLPRPLFCIQHHQATARHYDFRLEIDGVLKSWAVPKGPSYNPKDKRLAMMTEDHPLAYATFEGVIPAGHYGAGPVLLWDLGAVRFMPDEKTGEPDPGVNLNRGKLVFQLQGEKLRGEWTLVKTKGFGGRENSWLLIKHRDATAREEGDIVTEEPLSIQSGRDIAAIRDAG; translated from the coding sequence ATGCCCCGTACACCTAAAGACCCCACGACTCCCTACACAGGAGCCACTTCCCGGCGGACAGTTGCCCCTTCGGCGGGGGCAGACATCACCGCTGGCACCACCGCGCCCGCGAGTCTCACCGACTATCAGCAGATGCGGGACTTCGCCGCGACCCCCGAACCGAGCGGCGATGAACTCCCCCCCCAACTGCCGCGACCCCTCTTCTGCATCCAGCATCACCAGGCAACCGCCCGGCACTACGATTTTCGCCTGGAGATCGATGGGGTCCTGAAATCCTGGGCGGTACCGAAAGGTCCCAGCTACAACCCGAAGGATAAGCGCCTCGCGATGATGACCGAGGACCATCCCCTCGCCTACGCCACCTTCGAGGGGGTCATCCCCGCCGGCCACTACGGTGCCGGACCAGTGCTCCTTTGGGATTTGGGTGCCGTGAGGTTTATGCCCGATGAAAAAACAGGCGAGCCAGATCCCGGCGTGAATCTCAATCGCGGCAAGCTGGTGTTTCAGCTCCAGGGAGAGAAGCTCCGGGGAGAATGGACTCTGGTGAAGACGAAGGGCTTTGGTGGACGGGAAAACAGCTGGCTGCTGATTAAACATCGGGATGCCACTGCCCGCGAGGAGGGCGACATCGTGACCGAGGAGCCGCTGTCGATTCAGAGCGGACGGGACATCGCGGCGATCCGCGACGCAGGCTAA